From a region of the Vibrio orientalis CIP 102891 = ATCC 33934 genome:
- the oppB gene encoding oligopeptide ABC transporter permease OppB, with protein MLLYILRRLLIAVPTLLFIALVSFWLMHIAPGGPFDMERPMPEVVRANIEAKFHLNEPFIIQFFIYIGNFIQGDLGPSFVYQDFSVTELVSQSWPVSAVLGVISFCISVPLGMVLGTIAALNRNGKLDYLLMSLSMTGVVIPAFVLAPVLVTIFSIHLGWLPAGGWEGGKLAFLVLPVLSLAIGSVASIARVMRGAMIETLNQPYIRTAKAKGLSTSYILFHHALRPSLIPIIAMLGPSFVAVVTGSVIIDIFFSTGGMGQHFVSGALNRDYGLVMGITLIVAALTIFFNLVVDILYTVIDPRIRV; from the coding sequence ATGTTGCTGTATATTCTTCGCCGCTTGCTGATTGCAGTGCCTACGCTGTTGTTTATCGCGCTAGTCTCATTTTGGCTGATGCACATCGCACCCGGTGGCCCCTTCGATATGGAGCGCCCAATGCCAGAAGTGGTACGCGCCAATATTGAAGCTAAGTTCCATCTTAACGAACCTTTTATCATTCAGTTTTTTATCTACATTGGTAACTTCATTCAAGGCGATTTAGGGCCAAGCTTTGTTTATCAAGATTTTAGTGTTACCGAGTTAGTCAGCCAGTCATGGCCTGTTTCGGCTGTACTTGGCGTGATTTCATTTTGTATTTCCGTACCGTTAGGCATGGTACTGGGCACCATTGCTGCACTTAATCGTAATGGCAAGCTCGACTACTTACTGATGTCACTTTCAATGACCGGCGTAGTGATCCCCGCGTTTGTATTGGCACCTGTATTAGTCACGATCTTCTCTATCCATTTAGGCTGGCTACCTGCTGGTGGCTGGGAAGGTGGCAAGCTGGCCTTTCTGGTTCTCCCGGTGCTCAGTCTTGCCATTGGTTCAGTCGCGAGTATCGCTCGTGTTATGCGCGGCGCCATGATCGAAACGCTCAATCAACCCTATATTCGCACAGCCAAAGCCAAAGGCCTTTCCACCAGCTACATATTATTCCATCACGCACTGCGTCCATCTCTGATCCCAATTATTGCCATGCTTGGCCCAAGCTTTGTTGCCGTGGTGACCGGTTCCGTGATTATCGACATTTTCTTTAGCACAGGCGGAATGGGACAGCATTTTGTCTCTGGCGCGCTTAACCGTGACTACGGCTTAGTCATGGGCATTACTTTGATCGTCGCAGCACTAACGATCTTCTTTAACTTGGTGGTCGACATTCTTTATACCGTCATCGACCCGCGCATTCGTGTTTAG
- a CDS encoding ABC transporter permease subunit yields the protein MLTKQIDAKELADQMSSNIEAVEGRSLWQDAWARFRKNRAAMTSIYVLMFIVLCIVFGPHLASFGHDEIDWNVVADPYELGKPSISSGHYFGTDDLGQDIFARTMQGGRLSIMVGFMGALVAVVIGTAWGALSGYLGGMVDSTMMRIIEVLDSVPFMFLVILFVTLFGNNIYLIFVVIGMVSWLGIARVVRGVTFSIKKREFIEAAHSIGVSRLTIVRRHVLPNVLGIVMVYSSLMVPGFIMFESFLSFLGLGVQPPDTSWGILIAEGAKTIDVALWQLVFPSIFLVATLFCFNFIGDGLRDALDPKDR from the coding sequence ATGTTAACCAAACAAATTGATGCTAAGGAGCTGGCAGACCAAATGAGCTCCAACATTGAAGCAGTTGAAGGTCGAAGCCTATGGCAAGATGCATGGGCGCGATTTCGTAAAAATCGCGCTGCGATGACCTCAATCTATGTCTTAATGTTCATTGTTTTATGCATTGTTTTTGGCCCTCATTTGGCTTCTTTCGGTCATGATGAGATTGACTGGAACGTGGTCGCCGATCCTTATGAACTCGGCAAACCATCAATCAGCTCCGGTCACTATTTTGGTACCGATGACCTCGGCCAAGATATCTTCGCCCGAACTATGCAAGGTGGCCGGCTCTCTATCATGGTTGGATTTATGGGCGCATTGGTTGCCGTAGTTATTGGTACCGCTTGGGGCGCGCTCTCTGGCTACCTTGGCGGCATGGTTGATAGCACCATGATGCGCATTATTGAAGTGCTCGACTCTGTTCCTTTTATGTTCTTGGTGATCCTATTTGTCACTCTATTTGGCAACAATATCTATCTCATTTTCGTTGTGATAGGCATGGTCTCTTGGCTTGGCATCGCCCGAGTAGTACGTGGCGTCACCTTCAGCATTAAGAAGCGCGAATTCATTGAAGCGGCCCATTCGATTGGGGTCTCTCGACTGACCATTGTTCGTCGCCATGTATTGCCTAACGTACTTGGCATCGTGATGGTTTACTCGTCGCTGATGGTACCTGGCTTCATCATGTTTGAGTCCTTCCTAAGCTTCTTAGGCCTAGGGGTTCAGCCGCCTGATACTAGCTGGGGCATTCTAATCGCCGAAGGGGCGAAAACCATTGATGTCGCCCTATGGCAGTTAGTGTTCCCGTCCATCTTTCTTGTCGCCACGCTGTTTTGCTTTAACTTTATTGGTGACGGCTTACGTGACGCACTTGATCCGAAAGATCGCTAA